In Drosophila subpulchrella strain 33 F10 #4 breed RU33 chromosome 3R, RU_Dsub_v1.1 Primary Assembly, whole genome shotgun sequence, the following are encoded in one genomic region:
- the LOC119557694 gene encoding mitochondrial transcription rescue factor 1, which yields MLRSLRQITRLGRSLKTPIPARSLLKLPANSRLQAPLHTSVALLKYDKKSSRASDDLDSDDEDDEDFKDERDSKVVKTKVNSLRADLLLKAGLGMARNKVELNFYESKIRVNGKKLAKKSAQLDIGDDIDVIRGFSQTNPSHLVVARVSILSASEREEGLSVHLRRYKSLLVENYRGPNAFKSSEHVAH from the exons ATGCTCCGAAGTTTACGGCAAATAACGAGGCTAGGTAGATCCCTAAAGACGCCAATCCCGGCCAGAAGCCTGCTTAAATTGCCAGCCAACTCCAGACTCCAGGCTCCCTTGCACACCAGCGTTGCCTTGTTGAAATACGACAAGAAATCCTCGCGAGCGTCGGATGATTTGGACAGCGACGACGAGGATGATGAGGATTTCAAGGACGAAAGGGACTCCAAGGTGGTCAAGACCAAGGTGAACTCGCTGCGTGCTGATCTTTTGCTGAAAGCTGGCCTGGGCATGGCCAGGAA CAAAGTGGAACTAAATTTCTATGAGAGCAAGATAAGAGTCAATGGAAAAAAGCTGGCCAAGAAGAGTGCCCAG CTCGATATCGGCGATGACATCGATGTGATCAGAGGTTTTAGCCAGACGAATCCTTCTCACCTGGTCGTGGCCCGCGTCTCCATCCTCTCCGCCAGCGAACGCGAAGAGGGACTCAGTGTTCACCTGCGTCGCTACAAATCCCTGCTGgtagagaactacagaggaccCAACGCCTTTAAATCCTCGGAACACGTCGCTCATTAA
- the LOC119557685 gene encoding uncharacterized protein LOC119557685: MSLANIKQKEAKGKKKMLPKLRTILANPYKQHSPVLSDEEVQQFCQIFQKAREKSAGETKSFASRFGINLGLASSLRAINSQRFSCLLVSLSLRPAHLIRLIATSASVKVSTAPIYAQPKLEELTQEIFGVKAVCLALPLDLGAISTELEQWVAARQRKAPPAKKIIPKIHKKLKNVPIYTQPTEDTKEKPLPKVEKKDWDDDFISFSAEKPSIRLDREDVQVETQKLGNALSNLAMKGKSKKVEVKKEKSPLLEPMEVEQIVDAAEPDEDDFLPKDLQTYRPLTVHQVRPNPDKKPKKKRNKKSNQANSKS; this comes from the exons ATGAGTTTGGCCAACATAAAACAGAAAGAAGCCAAGGGCAAGAAGAAAATGCTACCCAAGTTGCGCACTATTCTGGCCAACCCGTATAAACAGCACAG CCCTGTTTTGTCGGATGAGGAAGTTCAACAGTTTTGTCAGATCTTTCAAAAGGCCAGAGAAAAAAGCGCGGGAGAAACAAAATCGTTTGCTTCTCGATTTGGTATTAATCTTGGCCTGGCAAGCTCCCTGCGTGCCATAAACTCCCAGCGTTTTTCCTGCTTGCTAGTTTCTTTGAGCCTGCGACCAGCCCATCTGATCCGTTTAATAGCCACCAGTGCATCCGTCAAGGTTTCCACGGCGCCCATCTATGCACAACCCAAACTGGAGGAGCTTACTCAGGAAATCTTTGGGGTAAAGGCAGTTTGCTTGGCCTTACCTTTGGATTTAGGTGCTATAAGTACGGAGCTGGAGCAGTGGGTTGCTGCCCGACAGAGGAAAGCGCCACCTGCCAAAAAGATTATACCTAAAATCCACAAGAAACTTAAGAACGTGCCAATATATACCCAACCAACCGAAGATACAAAGGAGAAACCTCTTCCAAAAGTGGAAAAAAAGGATTGGGATGATGATTTCATATCCTTCTCTGCGGAAAAACCCTCTATAAGGCTGGACCGCGAGGATGTCCAGGTGGAGACCCAAAAACTGGGCAATGCGCTCAGCAATTTGGCCATGAAAGGCAAAAGTAAAAAGGTGGAAGTGAAAAAAGAGAAATCCCCACTTCTGGAACCCATGGAAGTGGAGCAAATTGTTGATGCAGCGGAGCCCGATGAAGATGACTTTCTGCCCAAAGATCTGCAGACCTATCGACCTCTTACTGTCCACCAAGTTCGTCCTAATCCCGacaaaaaacccaaaaagaaGCGAAACAAAAAGTCGAATCAGGCAAACAGCAAATCCTAA
- the LOC119557676 gene encoding membrane metallo-endopeptidase-like 1, with translation MNQGNMFSISNRLRLPLFTGLVYILIWGFLLSCEARSIGDESRENTITDDTTEFLRSYGALMKSYMNMSVDPCEDFYEYACGNWKNVKPPQRTTNKRSNLLDIIYTLTAVTEELMTRTQLAEALNVSAELLVAQRFYNSCLAAEVFPLPSADPAYLSLIRSIGGFPAVDGDAWNASRFSWFNMSAHLTNYGAHGLILDRIMPQYPFQPYFKLPELGFDSNVHTDNIANKSSRAYEMNEKRMHNYLKAFNLTEDKIESVISGVFDFWREALTIEDMFGGDNNRCEALTELKNVTEFDQWRNYYEIAWDGKDFYNGSAYGEFCDFYYTELDKVCAKHQEAVANYLAMVLLYRMDAKLKDKEYQKDHCLLLVQSTMSHLFNKLYMAEHFSEDTHSEISAMVTELRKSQRQVLENVEWLDTETRREALLKESTITPVIGSYKDEELTDLLIRQIGNLSLAEDNYAQNIINLRRLGTTLWRHKGLHFEEISTDAKPLELLNGMQVNAFYYNLDNSIYVMAGILHPPAYHRSWPDSLKFGTLGYLVGHELTHGFDTVGSTFDSNGEMRNWWSRKSEGVFQERAKCYVDHFNNYLIPEINRKVNGDETKDENIADAGGLRQALSAYRSYMKQLRRRDEDVETLAPKNVQMPGLDLSPEQLFFLGFAQLWCAAYEEEHYWEELNHEHTSDKYRVLGAVSNNDDFAEVYKCALGTPMHPKEESCRIW, from the exons ATGAATCAGGGCAACATGTTTTCAATCTCGAATCGCTTGCGATTGCCCTTATTTACGGGACTAGTTTACATCCTGATCTGGGGATTTTTGTTAAGCTGCGAGGCCAGGAGCATTGGGGATGAATCCCGAGAAAATACGATTACAGATGACACGACGGAGTTCCTTAGATCCTACGGCGCACTGATGAAGTCCTATATGAACATGAGCGTCGATCCCTGTGAGGATTTCTACGAGTACGCCTGCGGAAACTGGAAGAATGTTAAGCCACCGCAGCGAACAACCAACAAGCGGAGCAATCTCCTGGACATTATCTATACACTGACCGCGGTGACGGAGGAGCTGATGACCAGGACGCAACTGGCAGAGGCACTCAATGTGTCTGCCGAACTCCTTGTTGCGCAAAGATTCTATAATTCCTGCCTCGCGGCTGAGGTATTTCCGCTTCCGTCCGCCGATCCCGCTTATCTATCGCTTATCAGGTCGATTGGTGGATTCCCCGCCGTCGATGGGGATGCTTGGAACGCGTCCAGGTTCAGTTGGTTCAACATGAGTGCTCATCTCACCAACTATGGGGCCCATGGACTGATCCTCGACAGGATTATGCCGCAGTATCCCTTCCAGCCGTATTTTAAGCTCCCAGAACTGGGCTTCGACTCCAACGTTCACACGGATAACATCGCCAACAAAAGTTCAAGGGCCTACGAGATGAACGAGAAGCGGATGCACAATTACCTGAAGGCCTTCAATCTCACAGAGGATAAAATCGAATCCGTGATCTCTGGCGTCTTTGACTTTTGGCGCGAAGCGCTCACTATTGAAGATATGTTTGGAGGTGATAATAATAGGTGTGAGGCCTTGACCGAACTTAAAAATGTGACTGAATTTGACCAATGGAGGAACTACTACGAGATCGCTTGGGATGGCAAGGACTTCTATAACGGTTCGGCTTATGGTGAATTTTGTGACTTTTACTACACGGAGCTGGACAAGGTGTGCGCCAAGCACCAGGAGGCAGTGGCCAACTATCTAGCCATGGTGCTCCTCTACCGCATGGACGCCAAGCTGAAGGACAAGGAGTACCAGAAGGATCACTGTCTGCTGCTCGTCCAGAGCACGATGTCCCATCTCTTCAACAAGCTCTACATGGCG GAACATTTTAGCGAGGACACCCATTCCGAGATCTCTGCCATGGTGACGGAACTGCGAAAGTCCCAGCGTCAGGTGCTCGAGAACGTCGAGTGGCTAGACACGGAGACGCGACGAGAGGCTCTGCTCAAGGAGTCCACCATTACACCGGTGATTGGCAGCTATAAGGACGAGGAGCTCACCGACCTCCTGATCCGTCAGATCGGGAATCTGTCCCTGGCTGAGGATAACTACGCCCAGAACATTATCAACTTGCGTAGGTTGGGTACCACTCTATGGCGCCACAAGGGCCTGCACTTCGAAGAGATTTCCACAGATGCGAAGCCGCTGGAACTGCTTAATGGGATGCAGGTGAATGCCTTCTACTACAACTTGGACAACTCGATCTATGTAATGGCTGGTATACTACATCCGCCTGCGTATCACCGTTCGTGGCCCGACTCCCTCAAGTTTGGCACCCTGGGCTACCTTGTAGGCCATGAGTTGACCCACGGCTTCGATACTGTGGGCTCCACTTTTGACAGCAATGGTGAGATGCGCAATTGGTGGTCCAGGAAATCGGAGGGAGTCTTCCAGGAACGGGCCAAATGCTATGTGGACCATTTTAACAACTACTTGATACCGGAGATCAATCGCAAGGTCAATGGCGACGAGACCAAGGATGAGAATATAGCCGACGCCGGCGGATTGAGGCAAGCGCTTTCCGCCTATCGGAGTTACATGAAGCAGCTTCGAAGAAGGGACGAGGATGTCGAGACACTGGCGCCCAAGAACGTGCAGATGCCTGGCCTCGATTTGTCGCCGGAACAGCTTTTCTTCCTTGGATTCGCGCAGCTGTGGTGTGCCGCCTACGAGGAGGAGCACTACTGGGAGGAGCTCAACCATGAGCATACAAGCGATAAGTACCGGGTCCTGGGGGCCGTCTCAAACAACGACGACTTCGCTGAGGTCTACAAATGTGCGCTGGGCACACCCATGCATCCAAAAGAAGAGTCCTGTCGCATTTGGTAG